Within the Enterobacter pseudoroggenkampii genome, the region CGGCATTCCTATCCGTTACATCGGTGTGGGCGAGCGTATTGAGGATTTGCGTCCGTTTAAGGCGGACGACTTTATTGAGGCATTATTTGCCCGAGAGGACTAACAATGATTCGCTTTGAACACGTCAGCAAGGCCTATCTCGGTGGGAGACAAGCGCTGCAGGGGGTGACATTCCACCTGCAGCCGGGCGAGATGGCATTCCTGACCGGCCATTCCGGCGCGGGGAAAAGTACCCTGCTCAAGCTTATCTGTGGGATCGAGCGGCCAAGCGCCGGGAAAATCTTTTTCGGCGGGCATGAGATCAGCCGCCTGAAAAACCGCGAAGTGCCGTTCCTGCGTCGTCAGATCGGCATGATTTTCCAGGATCACCACCTGCTGATGGATCGCACCGTTTTCGATAACGTGGCCATTCCGCTGATTATTGCCGGCGCCAGCTATGACGATATCCGCCGTCGCGTCTCTGCGGCGCTGGATAAGGTCGGGCTGCTGGACAAAGCGAAGAACTTCCCGATCCAGCTCTCCGGCGGTGAACAGCAGCGCGTGGGCATCGCCCGCGCGGTGGTGAACAAGCCTGCCGTGCTGCTGGCGGATGAACCGACCGGTAACCTGGACGATGCCCTTTCAGAAGGGATTTTGCGTCTGTTTGAGGAATTCAACCGCGTAGGGGTCACCGTATTGATGGCGACGCACGATATCGGGCTCATTTCCCGTCGTTCGTACCGCATGCTGACCCTGAGCGACGGGCATTTGCACGGAGGCCACGGTGAACAAGCGTGATGCAATAAACCAGATTCGGCAGTTCGGGAACCGGTTTGACCGTTTCCGTAAGCCGCAGGGCGGTGGTGACGGCAATCGTAATGCGCCGAAGCGCCAGAAGGCCGCGACAAAACCGGCCTCCCGTAAAACCAACGTGTTTAACGAACAGGTACGCTACGCTTTCCACGGCGCGCTGCAGGACCTGAAAAGCAAACCGCTGGCGACGTTCCTGACGGTGATGGTGATTGCCATCTCCCTGACGCTGCCAAGCGTCTGCTATATGGTCTATAAAAACGTCAACCAGGCGGCTTCACAGTATTATCCGTCCCCGCAGATCACGGTCTATCTGGATAAAGCGCTCGACGATAACGCCGCTGCGCAGGTGGTTGGGCAAATCCAGGCCGAGCAGGGCGTGGAGAAGGTCAACTATCTCTCACGTGAAGACGCGCTGGGCGAGTTCCGTAACTGGTCTGGCTTTGGCGGCGCGCTGGATATGCTCGAAGAGAACCCGCTGCCCGCCGTGGCGGTGGTGATCCCGAAGCTGGATTTCCAGGGGACCGATTCGCTTAACACCCTGCGCGATCGCATCACGCGCATTAAGGGCATTGATGAAGTGCGCATGGATGACAGCTGGTTTGCGCGTCTCTCAGCCCTGACCGGGCTGGTCGGACGCGTCGCGGCGATGATTGGCGTGCTGATGGTGGCGGCGGTCTTCCTCGTCATTGGTAACAGCGTACGCCTGAGCATCTTTGCCCGTCGCGATACCATCAACGTGCAGAAACTGATTGGTGCGACGGATGGCTTCATCCTCCGACCGTTCCTTTACGGTGGCGCACTGCTCGGTTTTTCCGGCGCATTTCTTTCACTGATATTGTCAGAAATTTTGGTGATGCGGCTTTCATCTGCCGTGACTGAAGTGGCGCAGGTTTTCGGAACGAAGTTTAATATCAGCGGCTTAGGTTTCGATGAGTGCCTGTTACTGCTGCTGGTGTGCTCGATGATTGGGTGGGTGGCAGCCTGGCTGGCAACCGTTCAACATTTACGTCACTTTACTCCCGACTAATAAAAGCGTGATATAATCTTTCCCTGCACCGAGATGTTCGCTCTGCAGGGAAAGCGTCCCTGTTGTCTCTTCCCCTGTTATCATCTCCATGTCACATTTTGTGCGTAATTTATTCACCGTTGCGCCTGGAACTTGTGGATAAAATCACTGTCTGATAAAAGAGTGAATGCTAATCTCGTTGCTCAAACGCTTTGGCATGGTTGTTGCCTGACGGGGACGACCTGGACCAGAAGAAACATTGAGAGGAATGAATGACCAAAGAAATGCAAACTTTAGCTTTAGCCCCTGTTGGTAACCTGGAATCTTATATCCGGGCTGCGAACACCTGGCCGATGTTAACGGCCGAGGAAGAAAAGGAGCTTGCTGAAAAGCTGCATTACCAGGGCGATCTGGAAGCAGCTAAGACGCTGATCCTGTCTCACCTGCGCTTTGTTGTTCACGTTGCTCGTAATTATGCGGGCTACGGCCTGCCGCAGGCGGACTTGATTCAGGAAGGTAACATCGGTCTGATGAAGGCTGTACGTCGCTTTAAC harbors:
- the ftsE gene encoding cell division ATP-binding protein FtsE codes for the protein MIRFEHVSKAYLGGRQALQGVTFHLQPGEMAFLTGHSGAGKSTLLKLICGIERPSAGKIFFGGHEISRLKNREVPFLRRQIGMIFQDHHLLMDRTVFDNVAIPLIIAGASYDDIRRRVSAALDKVGLLDKAKNFPIQLSGGEQQRVGIARAVVNKPAVLLADEPTGNLDDALSEGILRLFEEFNRVGVTVLMATHDIGLISRRSYRMLTLSDGHLHGGHGEQA
- the ftsX gene encoding permease-like cell division protein FtsX, whose protein sequence is MNKRDAINQIRQFGNRFDRFRKPQGGGDGNRNAPKRQKAATKPASRKTNVFNEQVRYAFHGALQDLKSKPLATFLTVMVIAISLTLPSVCYMVYKNVNQAASQYYPSPQITVYLDKALDDNAAAQVVGQIQAEQGVEKVNYLSREDALGEFRNWSGFGGALDMLEENPLPAVAVVIPKLDFQGTDSLNTLRDRITRIKGIDEVRMDDSWFARLSALTGLVGRVAAMIGVLMVAAVFLVIGNSVRLSIFARRDTINVQKLIGATDGFILRPFLYGGALLGFSGAFLSLILSEILVMRLSSAVTEVAQVFGTKFNISGLGFDECLLLLLVCSMIGWVAAWLATVQHLRHFTPD